Proteins encoded together in one Archaeoglobus neptunius window:
- a CDS encoding hydantoinase/oxoprolinase family protein → MIIGIDVGGTNTDAAIVSDEIRTLKVSNEVGIGGVLKEVSKEVDLKNEKVVVSTSWPLNLIISKFSEYHTLSLVIPGPGLNYSDFGIILKGYVNHRGDVVEDIDREEIERVLQENKFDNIAISSKFSVRNGHIEDQILEIARKYADVKKIALSHYAGGMNFPARINTTVVNAKIKETVHNLTELIRSYAGDFYYFKGDGGIVPYQIVLENPSELYNSSPAAVALGARYLTKEEDALVVDIGGTSTDFVELVNGMPRIVEGIDISGRRTLIRCVDSISIPFGGDSLVEDGKLIPRHGKSFAFGGESFTLTDALNCAGNEIGNYRTSRKLECDVESVIDQYVSLAASTVESIGGDTIIGTGYLAPYLIPEIAKRARVRYIIPEHYESANAVGVAVSKISLTLYARIDTEKGFAAYNGNVEDCPFRTASLPDDEQILEKVEEKIVEIARKFGARDEELGSIKPVYFHSFTVVRGGMKRGIIADVVMQIEPGIRYD, encoded by the coding sequence ATGATTATTGGAATAGATGTCGGGGGGACAAACACCGATGCTGCCATCGTTTCGGACGAAATCAGAACTCTGAAAGTTTCCAATGAGGTCGGAATAGGGGGAGTTCTTAAGGAGGTGTCCAAAGAGGTTGATCTGAAAAACGAGAAGGTTGTGGTGAGCACTTCCTGGCCATTAAATCTGATAATATCCAAGTTCAGTGAATATCACACCCTCAGCTTGGTTATCCCGGGCCCCGGATTGAATTACTCCGATTTTGGTATCATACTGAAAGGCTACGTTAACCACAGAGGAGATGTTGTTGAGGATATAGATCGGGAAGAGATCGAGAGAGTTTTGCAGGAAAACAAATTCGACAACATAGCCATATCTTCTAAATTCTCGGTCAGGAACGGCCACATTGAGGATCAAATCCTTGAAATCGCCCGGAAATATGCCGATGTTAAAAAGATTGCCCTCAGCCACTATGCAGGTGGAATGAATTTTCCGGCAAGGATCAATACCACAGTCGTGAACGCAAAAATAAAAGAGACCGTTCACAACCTGACTGAACTCATAAGAAGTTATGCCGGAGATTTCTACTACTTCAAGGGTGATGGGGGAATTGTGCCCTACCAGATTGTTCTCGAGAACCCTTCCGAACTCTACAACTCCTCACCAGCAGCAGTTGCGCTTGGGGCAAGGTATCTTACCAAAGAGGAGGACGCTCTTGTTGTGGATATAGGAGGTACATCAACAGATTTTGTCGAGCTTGTAAACGGGATGCCAAGAATTGTTGAAGGGATAGACATTTCCGGTAGGCGAACACTCATAAGGTGTGTGGACTCCATAAGCATCCCCTTCGGCGGTGACTCTCTGGTCGAGGATGGAAAGCTCATACCAAGGCACGGAAAATCTTTCGCCTTCGGTGGGGAGAGCTTTACCCTAACCGACGCTTTGAACTGCGCTGGAAACGAAATTGGCAATTACAGAACATCAAGAAAGCTTGAATGTGACGTGGAGTCTGTTATTGACCAGTACGTTTCACTGGCAGCTTCAACAGTTGAGAGTATTGGAGGGGACACAATTATAGGAACCGGATACCTCGCTCCATACCTTATTCCAGAAATAGCCAAGAGGGCGAGGGTAAGATACATAATCCCCGAACACTATGAATCGGCCAACGCTGTTGGTGTCGCAGTTTCAAAGATCAGTCTGACACTCTACGCCCGTATAGATACAGAAAAAGGCTTTGCTGCATACAACGGCAACGTTGAGGACTGCCCGTTCAGAACCGCAAGCCTTCCCGACGATGAACAGATTCTGGAGAAGGTTGAGGAGAAAATTGTGGAGATTGCAAGAAAATTTGGAGCTAGAGACGAGGAACTGGGCAGCATAAAGCCTGTTTACTTCCACTCATTCACCGTTGTCAGAGGCGGTATGAAGAGGGGAATTATAGCCGACGTCGTGATGCAAATCGAGCCGGGAATTCGGTATGATTGA
- a CDS encoding toprim domain-containing protein: MIEEYKLLFDALDELKERAKKGWVVIVEGMKDVESLRNLGVEGDIIIFSGFAATADVVGRRNSIILTDYDSKGMDIERGLVRALQSYGVIPDTEIKRKIFCSIKKDISKVEELFSFVSKITNSK; the protein is encoded by the coding sequence ATGATTGAGGAGTACAAGTTGCTTTTTGATGCTCTGGACGAGCTAAAAGAGAGGGCGAAAAAGGGATGGGTTGTGATTGTAGAGGGAATGAAGGACGTAGAATCGCTGAGAAATCTCGGAGTTGAGGGAGATATCATAATATTTTCAGGTTTTGCAGCGACTGCAGACGTAGTGGGAAGGAGAAATTCGATTATTCTGACTGACTACGATAGCAAAGGGATGGACATTGAGAGAGGGCTCGTGAGAGCGCTGCAAAGTTACGGTGTAATTCCGGACACAGAGATAAAAAGGAAGATTTTTTGCAGTATTAAAAAAGATATTTCGAAGGTGGAGGAGCTGTTTTCGTTTGTCTCGAAGATAACAAACAGTAAGTAA
- a CDS encoding FAD-dependent oxidoreductase: MDVVIIGGGAAGLKAASRIRRKDAEANITVVDAGKYVSLGRCGLPYYVGGIIHEIDNLRETTYGAVRDEDYFRRLKNIDVLTQTRAVEIDRNRKAVKIIRGESEDELNYDYLVLATGSVPSKPPIEGIDAEGVVTLTSAEDAEKIVELWEEGAEKAVIIGAGLIGLESAEALKNLDMDVTVIEMMNRVAPALLDREMANLVENHLREKEVKVLTSTRVERIITENDRVSAVVADGKEFAADVVVIATGVKPNTELAVNSGLKIGETGGIWVNSRMQTSDECIYAGGDCVETTHLVTGKKILAPFGDVANKHGRIIGENITGGDVQFPGVIGTSVFKIFDYTVASAGVNETSARDAGIDFMTVIVPCPDRAHYYPRTSYIRLKLIVERGTWKVIGAQAVGTGEVAKRIDVISAAIQNGMTIDQLSNLDLAYAPPYSPALDPVITAANVAMNKRDGLFDGINSFELKKMLESEDIVVLDVRSEDEFKERRIESEKVINIPILELRERLDEIPRDKKIVVVCAIGLRSFEALRTLKGAGYKDVMILEGGMAFWFD; this comes from the coding sequence ATGGACGTTGTAATAATTGGTGGTGGAGCTGCTGGCCTGAAGGCAGCTTCCAGAATAAGAAGAAAGGACGCTGAGGCTAACATTACTGTTGTGGATGCCGGAAAATACGTGTCCCTGGGCAGATGTGGTCTGCCATACTATGTGGGGGGCATAATTCATGAGATCGACAACCTGAGGGAGACAACCTATGGGGCGGTAAGAGATGAGGACTACTTCAGAAGGCTCAAAAACATCGATGTACTCACCCAAACAAGGGCTGTAGAAATAGACAGAAACAGAAAAGCAGTGAAAATTATAAGAGGTGAAAGCGAGGATGAACTGAACTACGATTATCTCGTTTTAGCAACCGGATCGGTGCCTTCAAAGCCCCCAATAGAGGGCATAGATGCTGAAGGGGTTGTCACCCTGACAAGTGCAGAAGATGCCGAAAAAATAGTGGAGCTGTGGGAGGAGGGAGCGGAAAAAGCCGTCATTATCGGTGCAGGGCTTATAGGTCTTGAATCTGCGGAGGCTCTGAAGAACCTGGACATGGATGTCACCGTTATTGAGATGATGAACAGGGTTGCACCTGCCCTGCTTGACAGAGAGATGGCAAATCTCGTTGAAAATCATCTGAGAGAGAAAGAGGTGAAAGTTCTAACATCCACAAGAGTTGAGAGGATAATCACAGAAAATGACCGAGTTTCAGCAGTTGTTGCAGACGGTAAAGAGTTTGCTGCTGACGTTGTAGTTATTGCCACCGGTGTTAAACCGAACACCGAGCTGGCCGTTAATTCGGGACTTAAAATCGGTGAAACCGGTGGTATATGGGTCAATTCCCGCATGCAGACGAGTGATGAGTGTATTTATGCTGGTGGTGATTGTGTTGAAACAACACATCTTGTTACCGGGAAAAAGATTCTGGCGCCCTTCGGCGATGTGGCAAACAAACATGGCAGGATCATCGGAGAGAACATCACGGGAGGAGATGTGCAATTTCCCGGTGTCATTGGTACGTCAGTATTCAAGATCTTCGACTACACTGTGGCCTCAGCAGGGGTGAACGAGACCTCCGCGAGAGATGCAGGAATTGATTTCATGACGGTTATCGTCCCATGCCCGGACAGGGCACACTACTACCCCAGGACAAGCTACATCAGATTGAAGCTTATTGTAGAAAGAGGCACCTGGAAGGTGATTGGTGCTCAGGCTGTTGGAACGGGCGAGGTTGCCAAGAGAATCGATGTTATATCCGCGGCCATACAGAACGGAATGACGATAGACCAGCTTTCAAACCTCGACCTCGCTTACGCCCCGCCATACTCCCCGGCTCTTGACCCGGTTATAACCGCAGCCAATGTTGCAATGAACAAGAGAGACGGGCTTTTTGACGGAATAAACTCCTTCGAACTGAAAAAGATGCTGGAAAGCGAGGACATCGTCGTACTTGACGTGAGAAGTGAGGACGAGTTCAAAGAGAGGAGAATTGAGTCTGAAAAGGTTATCAATATTCCGATTTTGGAATTGAGGGAAAGACTGGACGAGATTCCCAGAGATAAAAAGATTGTCGTGGTATGCGCCATTGGGCTGAGGAGCTTTGAGGCTTTGAGAACGCTTAAAGGTGCGGGATATAAGGATGTTATGATCCTGGAGGGCGGGATGGCATTCTGGTTTGATTAA
- a CDS encoding aminotransferase class V-fold PLP-dependent enzyme — translation MSIDEVLAVLKKAESEDPSPSSGRLFAYVYETGDENIRKVAREALMMFGEKNLLDFTVFKSAIFFEREVVKFARELMHGDDKVTGSFTFGGTESIMLAVKAARDHYRKKEGRASVPEILAPVTIHPAFSKAAHYLGLKVVKLPVVETKADVNTFNEMVSDKTALIALSAPNWPYGTVDPVGEISEIALDKDVLLHVDACLGGFILPFFEMLGEKIPKFDFRVEGVTSISLDVHKYGYAPKGSSVVLFRDAELKKQSMYVDVSSPGYVFVNQAVLSSRPEGPLAAAFAVISYLGVEGYRSLASKILSARGKIYSGMKRLGFKSVGSVESSILSLYSNSDLLGFVNNMKKLGWHLHLQKGLKEYSIPDNIHLTLSPVHESAADDFVMDAERAMEMEPEVDSIQIQKMVERGEFGEIIRGIEDGRIDSSVIPMLLDAVPEDVAVELIKNVVIEWFR, via the coding sequence ATGAGTATTGATGAAGTTCTGGCAGTTCTTAAAAAGGCAGAGAGTGAAGACCCCAGCCCATCTTCAGGAAGACTTTTCGCATACGTTTACGAGACAGGAGATGAGAATATACGGAAGGTTGCAAGAGAAGCGCTGATGATGTTTGGAGAGAAAAACCTTCTGGACTTTACGGTTTTCAAAAGTGCTATCTTCTTCGAGAGGGAGGTTGTGAAATTTGCAAGGGAGCTGATGCATGGAGATGATAAGGTTACGGGTAGCTTCACATTCGGCGGGACTGAGAGCATCATGCTCGCTGTCAAGGCTGCAAGGGATCACTACAGGAAAAAGGAGGGGAGAGCATCGGTGCCTGAAATCCTCGCACCAGTAACCATCCATCCGGCGTTCAGCAAAGCTGCACACTATCTCGGCCTTAAAGTCGTAAAGCTGCCGGTTGTTGAGACCAAAGCAGATGTCAACACGTTTAATGAGATGGTGTCCGATAAAACGGCTTTGATAGCACTCTCAGCACCCAACTGGCCCTACGGCACGGTTGACCCTGTTGGGGAGATTTCGGAGATCGCACTGGATAAGGATGTTCTGCTTCACGTTGATGCCTGTCTCGGAGGTTTCATTCTGCCATTTTTCGAAATGCTGGGTGAGAAAATTCCGAAATTCGACTTCAGAGTTGAGGGTGTGACATCCATCTCACTTGACGTGCACAAATACGGTTACGCACCGAAAGGTTCATCCGTGGTGCTATTCAGAGATGCAGAACTGAAAAAGCAGTCGATGTATGTTGATGTATCCTCTCCGGGATATGTTTTCGTAAATCAGGCTGTTCTGTCTTCAAGACCTGAAGGGCCACTGGCTGCAGCTTTCGCGGTAATTAGCTATCTCGGTGTGGAGGGCTACAGGAGTCTGGCGTCAAAAATCCTCTCAGCAAGGGGAAAAATTTACAGCGGGATGAAAAGACTCGGATTTAAAAGTGTTGGCAGCGTAGAAAGCAGCATTCTTTCCCTTTACAGCAATTCAGATCTTCTGGGCTTTGTGAACAACATGAAAAAACTTGGCTGGCACCTTCACCTCCAGAAGGGACTTAAAGAATACAGCATCCCCGACAACATCCACCTAACGCTCAGTCCTGTACATGAATCCGCTGCAGATGATTTCGTGATGGATGCGGAGAGAGCGATGGAAATGGAGCCTGAAGTTGACTCCATACAAATACAGAAAATGGTTGAAAGAGGAGAGTTTGGTGAGATCATAAGGGGAATCGAGGACGGCAGAATAGATTCGAGCGTAATCCCGATGTTGCTCGATGCGGTCCCGGAGGACGTGGCAGTGGAACTGATCAAGAACGTCGTGATTGAGTGGTTCAGATGA
- a CDS encoding MFS transporter — translation MRGLLTLGFIFIVFASQAVWVTFSPVLTLASQDLNVSVELLGLLAVTYPVFFLILTIPSGLLLDRDFKKWFLFGSLMTFFAASGRLLSFNYWWLLVCQLSGALGQPFLLNAFVPYSSQLYGERRAAVISALSLSMYLGTVFALATGLKLYTLGGLDMLILPAAAMSILGILLVLISIRGVEFRRAEEFEFRQFGSVLKRKDLWILGAILGFGVATFDNLATWLQPALRSVGLERVAGDAVAIAIVMGLLGVAMIPQRIAKRNLRTIYMRAITPLIALFFVILIFAINDIVLFAFLGISGFLMLPAYAIIMDWIGKFCKGEVHGSATGFVGLTSRAISVALTLGAMYFIGSAELYFSYLTVPITIAFILTLLLPNDLRISQSQSAQQ, via the coding sequence ATGAGGGGTTTGCTGACCCTCGGTTTCATATTCATCGTATTTGCCTCCCAGGCAGTGTGGGTAACGTTCTCACCCGTACTGACTCTGGCGTCGCAGGATCTCAATGTCTCCGTTGAGCTTCTAGGGCTGCTTGCTGTAACCTACCCGGTTTTTTTCCTGATACTCACGATACCCAGCGGCCTGCTACTTGACAGGGATTTTAAAAAATGGTTCCTTTTCGGATCGCTAATGACGTTCTTCGCAGCGAGTGGAAGACTGCTGAGCTTCAACTACTGGTGGCTGCTGGTATGCCAGCTTTCAGGAGCGTTAGGACAGCCATTTCTCCTGAACGCCTTTGTCCCGTACTCTTCCCAGCTATACGGCGAAAGAAGGGCTGCAGTGATCTCAGCATTGAGTCTGTCAATGTATCTCGGAACTGTCTTTGCACTGGCCACCGGGCTCAAGCTCTACACTCTTGGTGGGCTGGACATGCTCATACTTCCTGCTGCAGCCATGTCAATTCTCGGAATTTTGCTTGTCCTGATTTCGATCAGAGGTGTCGAATTCCGCAGGGCTGAAGAGTTCGAGTTCAGGCAATTTGGATCTGTTTTGAAAAGAAAAGACCTGTGGATTCTTGGAGCAATCCTGGGATTTGGGGTTGCGACATTTGATAATCTTGCAACATGGCTACAGCCGGCTTTGAGAAGTGTCGGACTGGAAAGAGTTGCCGGAGATGCGGTGGCAATCGCCATAGTTATGGGCCTTCTCGGAGTTGCGATGATACCTCAGAGAATCGCAAAGAGAAATCTCAGAACGATTTACATGAGGGCCATAACACCACTGATAGCCCTCTTCTTCGTAATTCTGATCTTTGCCATAAACGACATTGTGCTGTTTGCATTTCTCGGAATCAGCGGATTTCTAATGCTGCCCGCCTATGCAATAATCATGGACTGGATCGGCAAGTTCTGCAAGGGTGAAGTCCACGGCAGCGCTACAGGATTCGTGGGGCTTACTAGCAGAGCCATATCTGTTGCCCTGACTCTGGGGGCCATGTACTTCATCGGCAGCGCAGAACTCTACTTCTCATACCTCACAGTACCGATCACAATAGCGTTCATACTCACCCTTCTACTCCCCAACGATCTCAGGATTTCACAATCTCAAAGTGCACAACAGTAA
- a CDS encoding ASCH domain-containing protein, which yields MERINFDSEYVEPIISGRKITTVRRGIKSYPVGRIVELTAGGNTFALARVNKVVVKRVRELSDEDAKRDGFETRDELISALKRIYGNIKGEEFVTVVHFEIVKS from the coding sequence ATGGAGAGGATTAATTTTGACTCCGAGTATGTTGAGCCGATAATTTCGGGAAGAAAGATTACAACGGTTAGAAGAGGAATAAAGAGCTATCCAGTTGGAAGGATAGTTGAGCTTACTGCAGGCGGAAATACCTTTGCTCTGGCCAGGGTGAACAAGGTGGTTGTTAAGAGAGTGAGAGAGCTCAGTGATGAAGACGCGAAAAGGGATGGGTTTGAGACCAGAGATGAACTGATTTCTGCTTTAAAGCGTATTTATGGAAATATAAAGGGAGAAGAATTTGTTACTGTTGTGCACTTTGAGATTGTGAAATCCTGA
- a CDS encoding tRNA(Met) cytidine acetyltransferase TmcA yields the protein MTVRSLLAEVSRAAEIAAENRHRFMVILCSKELDERVIKLARRIYKKHRKRSGEDKLLVAGRSFFLELARKYFEGEFLHYRDSPKVLGQTYSSLLIDFTEGFHPNDLGIIVETIKEGGVIIAFSPPIESWKNLKSRWHEDLISEPYTIDDIDARFFNRFMRRTLQAEGIIVFDADRRKILKHFEFQAVDVPREEITIPDEIEIKRKLYKLCATQDQVRVLQLFERFFEREKERKAVVITADRGRGKTAILGIATPFIISRMQRLLKRPVRIMVVAPTPQSVQTYFRFLLKAMVRQGMTKYFAKESNGMITVVNSRYARVEYVVPRRAMLEKDFADVVIVDEAAGIDVPVLLKITEGVRYMIFSTTIHGYEGTGRGFSIRFLKRLESDESVEIDRIHMDEPVRYGRGDPIEKWLYDVLLLDAQPAELDENDLVAIKEGKLEFMELSKDELMGNEKLLREFFGIYVLAHYRNRPSDLAILSDMPNHIPFVVTVNGKPVCSLHIAVEGKLDEETIEKIREGYKPKGQIIPDLMLKHYWLLNFPKMVGARVVRIATHPAVMDMGIGSFALTKIVEWACSKGMEWVGSGFGVSHELLRFWTKNGFIPVHITPQRNEVSGEHTVIVLRALKSDVGPILEDLNAEFTRRLIEYLADELSDLEIETALILLKSLRRDVKIPVPEFGKVEKRRMSKYFQGMSLYEYVSDIVRPLVRYYYSRTDREELEEVEELVLIGKCLQLKHWKDLPGEGFRKYRIMLNAVRKVWRWYHGED from the coding sequence ATGACTGTCCGAAGTCTTCTTGCCGAGGTTTCCAGAGCAGCAGAAATTGCTGCCGAGAACAGACACAGGTTTATGGTGATCCTGTGCTCAAAGGAACTTGATGAAAGAGTGATAAAGCTCGCAAGAAGGATATACAAAAAGCATAGGAAAAGAAGCGGTGAAGACAAACTGCTAGTAGCCGGCAGAAGTTTTTTCCTGGAGCTTGCTAGAAAGTATTTTGAGGGAGAATTCTTGCATTACAGAGACTCTCCCAAGGTTCTCGGTCAGACATATTCTTCACTTTTAATCGACTTTACCGAGGGGTTCCACCCCAATGATCTCGGCATAATTGTTGAGACCATAAAAGAAGGTGGTGTGATAATCGCCTTTTCTCCACCCATAGAATCTTGGAAAAATCTGAAGAGCAGGTGGCATGAAGACCTGATAAGCGAGCCATACACCATTGACGACATCGATGCAAGATTTTTCAATCGATTTATGCGGCGAACACTTCAGGCTGAAGGCATAATAGTCTTTGATGCGGATCGGAGAAAGATATTGAAGCACTTTGAATTTCAGGCCGTGGATGTCCCCAGAGAGGAGATCACAATACCTGATGAAATCGAGATAAAAAGGAAACTTTACAAGTTGTGTGCAACCCAGGATCAGGTCAGGGTTCTTCAGCTTTTTGAGAGGTTCTTTGAGAGAGAAAAGGAGAGAAAGGCTGTCGTGATAACAGCGGACAGAGGTAGGGGTAAAACCGCAATACTTGGTATCGCTACACCGTTCATAATCTCGAGAATGCAGAGATTGCTGAAAAGACCTGTAAGGATAATGGTTGTGGCTCCCACTCCTCAGTCGGTTCAGACGTATTTCAGATTCCTTTTGAAGGCTATGGTGAGGCAGGGAATGACAAAATACTTCGCTAAAGAGAGCAACGGTATGATTACGGTCGTTAACAGCAGGTATGCGAGGGTTGAGTACGTTGTACCAAGACGGGCCATGCTTGAAAAGGATTTTGCTGACGTCGTTATCGTGGATGAAGCTGCCGGCATTGACGTCCCGGTTCTTCTGAAAATTACGGAGGGCGTCAGGTACATGATTTTCTCCACAACCATCCACGGGTATGAGGGGACAGGAAGGGGATTCAGCATCAGATTCCTCAAGAGGCTTGAAAGCGATGAGAGCGTTGAAATAGACAGAATTCACATGGATGAGCCAGTGAGGTATGGCAGAGGAGATCCGATTGAAAAGTGGCTTTATGACGTTCTGCTCCTGGATGCACAGCCAGCGGAACTGGATGAGAATGATCTGGTGGCAATAAAAGAGGGCAAATTGGAGTTCATGGAGCTGAGCAAGGATGAACTAATGGGCAATGAAAAGCTCCTGAGGGAGTTTTTTGGAATATACGTTCTGGCACATTACCGCAACCGACCCTCGGATCTGGCAATTCTTTCAGACATGCCCAATCACATCCCCTTCGTCGTTACAGTTAACGGAAAGCCCGTCTGCTCTCTACATATTGCAGTTGAGGGAAAACTTGACGAGGAAACGATTGAGAAAATAAGGGAGGGGTATAAACCTAAAGGACAGATAATACCCGATCTCATGCTAAAGCATTACTGGTTGCTAAATTTCCCAAAAATGGTGGGGGCCAGAGTCGTGAGAATTGCTACCCATCCGGCAGTGATGGATATGGGTATCGGGAGTTTTGCTCTCACAAAAATAGTTGAATGGGCTTGTAGTAAAGGTATGGAGTGGGTGGGATCCGGATTTGGGGTTTCACATGAGCTGCTGAGATTCTGGACGAAAAATGGCTTTATACCTGTTCATATCACACCTCAGCGAAATGAGGTGAGTGGGGAGCACACAGTCATTGTTCTGAGGGCTTTGAAGTCTGATGTTGGACCCATACTCGAGGATCTCAATGCGGAGTTTACCAGAAGGCTGATAGAGTATCTGGCCGATGAACTTTCAGACCTGGAGATTGAAACGGCCCTGATACTGCTCAAATCGCTCAGGAGGGACGTGAAAATTCCAGTTCCGGAATTCGGTAAGGTGGAGAAGAGGAGGATGAGCAAGTATTTTCAGGGAATGAGTCTTTATGAGTACGTTTCCGATATTGTTAGGCCGCTGGTAAGATATTACTACTCTAGAACCGATAGAGAGGAGCTGGAGGAGGTTGAAGAGCTTGTTCTGATTGGAAAGTGTCTTCAGCTCAAGCACTGGAAGGATCTTCCGGGAGAAGGATTCAGGAAGTACAGGATCATGCTGAATGCTGTAAGGAAGGTCTGGAGATGGTACCATGGAGAGGATTAA
- a CDS encoding nucleotide-binding protein, with protein sequence MFETIVTASGGSKDGKSTVVMNLAVLLAQYFKISVIDFDPSFVVLNCLTQIEDVPLTLKNFVKGDAEIEDVIYGGLSRVYVVPAGMNLKEFRKEGKLKEFFERISERSDIIMFDIPDGFGEDAVIAISACTSSIVVLRPEVGSLEKSLYVMKVSEKMKNDVIGVVVNGKSENDGVEIEDIENLIGVVLAEIPHDSAVKQAVSVSRPVVFSSPMSSASIALKGASERIAEWLRSFGKRERDKRDMAAKKRLLDIFVT encoded by the coding sequence ATGTTTGAAACAATTGTCACAGCGTCTGGTGGCAGCAAAGATGGCAAGTCAACTGTGGTGATGAATCTTGCTGTTCTGCTTGCGCAGTATTTTAAAATTTCAGTAATTGATTTTGATCCCTCGTTTGTGGTGCTGAACTGTCTCACTCAAATTGAGGATGTGCCCCTTACATTGAAAAATTTTGTAAAAGGGGATGCTGAAATTGAAGATGTAATTTATGGCGGACTTTCGAGGGTTTATGTCGTTCCAGCCGGTATGAATTTGAAGGAATTTAGAAAGGAAGGTAAGTTGAAGGAGTTTTTTGAGAGAATTTCTGAAAGAAGCGACATAATCATGTTCGATATTCCAGATGGGTTTGGAGAGGATGCTGTCATTGCGATTTCTGCCTGCACTTCCAGTATTGTTGTGCTCCGTCCGGAGGTCGGATCCCTTGAAAAATCGCTTTACGTCATGAAAGTGAGTGAAAAGATGAAAAACGATGTTATAGGGGTTGTGGTAAACGGGAAGTCTGAAAATGACGGGGTTGAAATAGAGGATATTGAAAATCTTATCGGAGTGGTGCTTGCAGAAATACCCCATGATTCTGCAGTAAAGCAGGCAGTTTCGGTAAGCAGACCAGTTGTCTTCTCTTCTCCAATGAGTTCTGCATCAATTGCGTTGAAGGGCGCATCGGAGAGAATTGCAGAGTGGTTAAGGAGTTTTGGAAAGAGGGAGCGGGACAAAAGGGATATGGCCGCTAAGAAACGATTGCTTGATATTTTCGTAACCTAG
- a CDS encoding ABC transporter permease yields MSSLKAYIITRFLMVIPTVLILLTLVFLILRIIPGDPITAMVGQKVPEDVLEKLRHEAGLDKPKHIQYIEYLKGVFTGNLGRSMIWGKRPVIDEIMDHFPATLELTIFGFILSVLIGILTGSIAAFNRGTKVDSGMRIYSIVAYTLFIPWFGMLLQMLFGVYLQLLPIGGRITPGNAPATITGLYVLDSIITLNINSLIDALAHLALPSLTLGIVLSGAYTRLLRNNLIDILSQDFIRAYRARGVKERKVIRHAMKNAFIPIVTLMGLQFAILLAGAVLTESTFSWPGMGTFLIERIEYRDYTSVQGAIVFYAVFVALISLIVDVIYALLDPRIRY; encoded by the coding sequence ATGTCGTCACTGAAAGCGTATATAATAACGAGGTTTCTAATGGTAATCCCCACAGTGCTAATTCTACTAACCCTGGTTTTCCTGATACTCCGAATTATACCCGGAGACCCGATAACGGCCATGGTGGGGCAAAAAGTACCAGAGGATGTGCTGGAAAAGCTGCGACATGAAGCTGGACTTGATAAACCGAAACACATCCAGTACATTGAGTATCTCAAAGGTGTTTTTACCGGAAATCTGGGAAGATCGATGATATGGGGCAAAAGGCCGGTGATTGACGAAATAATGGATCATTTTCCTGCAACTCTTGAGCTAACAATTTTCGGCTTTATTTTGAGTGTTCTCATAGGAATTCTCACAGGTTCAATAGCAGCTTTCAACAGGGGAACCAAAGTTGACTCGGGGATGAGAATTTACAGCATCGTCGCTTACACACTATTCATACCATGGTTCGGAATGCTCCTGCAGATGTTGTTTGGCGTTTACCTGCAGCTCCTGCCAATTGGCGGCAGGATTACACCCGGCAACGCACCTGCAACGATTACAGGGTTATATGTTCTGGACTCAATTATTACCCTGAACATCAATTCACTCATCGACGCCCTTGCCCATCTTGCTCTACCATCTCTGACTCTCGGAATAGTTCTGTCAGGAGCGTACACGAGACTTCTAAGAAATAATCTCATCGATATACTGAGTCAGGATTTCATAAGAGCATACAGGGCGAGAGGTGTGAAGGAAAGAAAAGTGATTCGCCACGCAATGAAGAATGCCTTTATCCCCATTGTTACCCTAATGGGTCTGCAGTTTGCAATACTGCTGGCAGGGGCAGTGTTGACCGAGTCAACGTTTTCCTGGCCAGGAATGGGTACTTTCCTGATCGAAAGAATAGAATACAGAGATTACACATCCGTACAGGGTGCAATTGTTTTCTACGCTGTCTTTGTCGCCCTGATCAGCCTTATCGTAGACGTGATTTACGCATTACTTGATCCAAGAATAAGATACTGA